In Spirobacillus cienkowskii, a genomic segment contains:
- a CDS encoding protein-disulfide reductase DsbD family protein, protein MRTLKFYLIKIMYFLTIIMVFKYTQQSYAQKNEPFKTNFNTFENNNIKLHDVVQFKIMSINDKNIQLQLITKENFKIYEEKLKFHLVQPNIFPLPLKYIPNHPAEIYFDPFYKKEKKIFKNNAKFSILISKKQQNNAMLEIDVQSCSHSVCLTPSKLVLPLAIGQHSNPLQKTETMQLSLLNNSFENFINPEIKEPTALDVNQNKQNEANPNNSFIVLNDSLAVAVQDAIVARSWILFPILLLAGLLTNLTPCVYPMIPITLNVMLQYGKIIHKRTLSFFYVLGMIITYSILGVFAGMSGSVFGAHLASPIVNITIAILMFILGISMLGFFQMSTIQTLASKVPISKKYPRTAIFTMGTVSGLISAPCTGPVLSTILLLIAQNKNPITGFTFMFFYALGFGLPYIALTLFSKKLTKVPKLPRLLIFIKYLFASMMFALTFYYLKSLLQEFEVTKIIYTKPDFLVLIVCLLFIALAIYFSTKKTQIGKISRTILILPLTLVTLFITLFTTNGFIEKPITTKNLKSQTILWEKDLNSAIKQAQQQQKPLLIDIWADWCAACLEMKNTTWKNQELINLLNQNYIPVQLDYSDLSSDIESLLSTWKINGLPAVVIFKKLSNTYNNPEILLLGYSSAEKVLNAVASKKKERQ, encoded by the coding sequence GTGAGAACTCTTAAATTTTATCTAATAAAAATTATGTATTTTTTAACAATCATAATGGTATTTAAATACACCCAACAGAGTTATGCGCAAAAAAATGAACCTTTTAAAACAAATTTCAACACATTTGAAAACAATAATATTAAATTACACGATGTTGTTCAATTTAAAATTATGTCAATTAACGACAAAAATATTCAATTACAACTTATCACTAAAGAAAACTTTAAAATTTATGAAGAAAAGTTAAAATTTCACCTTGTCCAACCTAATATTTTTCCACTTCCTTTAAAATATATCCCAAATCATCCTGCAGAAATATATTTTGACCCATTTTATAAAAAAGAAAAAAAAATCTTTAAAAACAATGCCAAGTTTTCTATTTTAATTTCTAAAAAACAACAAAATAATGCCATGCTTGAAATTGATGTGCAATCTTGTTCTCATTCTGTTTGTCTCACACCCAGCAAATTAGTGCTTCCTCTTGCAATTGGACAACATTCAAACCCATTGCAAAAAACAGAAACGATGCAGTTATCGTTACTTAATAATAGTTTTGAAAACTTTATTAATCCAGAAATAAAAGAACCAACAGCTTTAGACGTCAATCAAAATAAACAGAATGAAGCCAATCCAAACAATTCTTTTATTGTATTAAATGACTCTCTTGCCGTTGCAGTGCAAGATGCTATCGTTGCTAGAAGTTGGATCCTATTTCCAATTTTACTTTTAGCAGGATTGCTAACAAATTTAACTCCCTGTGTTTATCCGATGATACCCATTACTTTAAACGTCATGCTGCAATATGGAAAAATTATTCATAAAAGAACATTATCATTTTTTTATGTACTAGGAATGATTATTACGTATTCAATACTTGGTGTTTTTGCAGGTATGAGCGGCAGTGTATTTGGAGCCCATTTAGCAAGTCCAATTGTCAATATAACCATTGCAATCTTGATGTTTATTCTTGGTATTTCGATGCTTGGTTTTTTTCAAATGAGTACAATTCAAACACTTGCAAGTAAAGTTCCTATTTCTAAAAAGTATCCAAGAACAGCTATTTTTACGATGGGAACAGTGTCTGGTTTAATTTCTGCGCCTTGCACAGGGCCAGTATTAAGTACAATTTTGTTACTCATTGCACAAAATAAAAATCCAATTACCGGATTTACTTTTATGTTTTTTTATGCTTTAGGTTTTGGTTTACCATACATTGCATTAACCTTATTTAGTAAAAAACTAACAAAAGTACCAAAATTACCAAGACTCCTAATTTTTATTAAATATTTATTTGCATCAATGATGTTTGCTTTAACTTTTTATTATCTTAAAAGTTTATTACAAGAATTTGAAGTCACAAAAATTATATATACAAAACCTGATTTTTTAGTACTAATTGTTTGTTTATTATTTATTGCTTTAGCTATTTATTTTTCTACTAAAAAAACTCAGATAGGAAAAATATCTCGAACAATTTTAATTCTTCCTTTAACTTTAGTTACTCTTTTTATTACTTTATTTACAACAAATGGTTTTATAGAAAAACCTATAACAACAAAAAATTTAAAAAGCCAAACTATTTTATGGGAAAAAGATCTTAATTCTGCTATTAAGCAAGCACAGCAACAACAAAAACCTCTACTTATAGATATCTGGGCAGATTGGTGTGCTGCCTGTTTGGAAATGAAAAACACCACGTGGAAAAACCAAGAACTTATTAATTTATTAAATCAAAACTATATTCCTGTCCAATTAGACTATTCCGATTTATCATCAGACATTGAAAGTCTACTCAGTACATGGAAAAT
- the gpmI gene encoding 2,3-bisphosphoglycerate-independent phosphoglycerate mutase, with the protein MVLSNTFQLKRTRPAQEKLKILTIVMDGVGVANPESNISQELSKSQNGILPSEAFFGGNAVNAAYTPHLAQLFSGSLFRTLKAHGTAVGLPSDEDMGNSEVGHNALGSGRIFAQGAKLVNSALQSGDLFRGEAWQHVVSNRAGLKNTQNTLHFCGLLSDGNVHSHIEHLFELIRGAKKEGVKKIRLHVLLDGRDVGPLSALDYVDTLNQFLSEINSANFDCRVASGGGRTFVTMDRYESDWSIVERGYNAHILGEGRKFGSLSDAITSLRSEKNYFDQDLPPFVITENEIPIGTVNDEDSFVFFNFRGDRAIQISRALTEQNFPAFQRKRFPKIYYAGMMQYDGDLKLPEHFLVSPPAIDKTLTELLSAASVKQFACSETQKYGHVTYFWNGNRTGKFVSNFENYVEIPSDLCAFDQRPWMKSAEIADETIKQMHANSFEIGRINFANGDMVGHTGNFNAAVLAVAAVDLALGRIMQAAKETHTILLVLADHGNADEMFELDKKTKKVVFDKNGQPKLKTSHTLAPVPFAIFNAEALEQSITLKENLENAGLANVAATVLDLAGFEQPNFYEPSLIQFDDPKKK; encoded by the coding sequence ATGGTCTTATCAAATACATTTCAATTAAAACGCACCCGCCCCGCCCAAGAGAAGTTAAAAATATTAACGATTGTCATGGATGGAGTTGGGGTTGCAAATCCAGAGTCAAACATTTCACAAGAGCTGTCCAAAAGCCAGAACGGCATTTTGCCATCAGAAGCATTTTTTGGGGGTAATGCGGTGAATGCCGCGTACACTCCCCATTTAGCGCAATTGTTTTCGGGTTCTTTGTTTAGAACTTTAAAAGCTCACGGTACTGCAGTCGGTTTACCAAGCGATGAGGATATGGGCAACAGTGAAGTGGGCCATAATGCTTTGGGTTCAGGACGTATTTTTGCGCAAGGTGCAAAACTTGTTAACAGCGCATTGCAGTCTGGCGACCTATTTCGAGGTGAAGCTTGGCAGCACGTTGTGTCCAATCGCGCTGGTTTAAAAAATACGCAAAATACTTTACATTTTTGTGGTCTGTTGTCTGATGGCAATGTGCATAGCCATATTGAGCATCTGTTTGAGTTAATTCGTGGCGCTAAAAAAGAAGGTGTAAAAAAAATTAGACTTCATGTTTTGCTGGATGGAAGAGATGTTGGTCCTCTGAGTGCATTAGACTACGTTGATACATTGAATCAATTTTTATCTGAAATCAATTCTGCAAATTTTGATTGTCGTGTGGCGTCAGGGGGTGGAAGAACCTTTGTCACTATGGATCGTTACGAAAGTGATTGGTCTATTGTAGAAAGAGGTTACAACGCTCATATATTGGGTGAAGGAAGAAAGTTTGGTTCGTTAAGTGATGCAATTACCAGTTTGCGTTCAGAAAAAAATTATTTTGATCAAGACTTGCCCCCTTTTGTCATTACAGAAAATGAAATTCCAATAGGGACTGTTAATGACGAAGATAGTTTTGTATTTTTTAATTTTCGGGGAGATCGCGCTATACAAATAAGTCGCGCGCTTACAGAACAAAATTTTCCAGCATTTCAAAGAAAAAGATTTCCAAAAATTTATTATGCAGGAATGATGCAATATGATGGCGATCTCAAGCTTCCTGAACATTTTTTAGTGAGTCCCCCAGCAATCGATAAAACACTGACAGAACTCTTGAGCGCCGCATCGGTTAAGCAATTTGCTTGCAGTGAAACTCAAAAATATGGACATGTGACTTATTTTTGGAATGGCAATAGAACAGGAAAATTTGTTTCTAATTTTGAAAATTATGTAGAAATACCTTCAGATTTGTGTGCCTTTGATCAGCGTCCATGGATGAAGTCAGCAGAAATTGCAGACGAAACTATAAAACAAATGCATGCTAATTCGTTTGAAATAGGTCGCATTAATTTTGCAAATGGTGACATGGTTGGCCACACTGGTAACTTTAATGCCGCTGTGTTGGCTGTTGCTGCGGTAGATCTTGCTTTGGGTCGTATTATGCAAGCCGCTAAAGAAACACACACAATTTTGCTTGTACTCGCCGATCATGGCAATGCTGATGAAATGTTTGAATTGGATAAAAAAACAAAAAAAGTTGTGTTCGATAAAAATGGCCAACCCAAATTAAAAACAAGCCATACTCTAGCTCCTGTGCCTTTTGCAATATTTAATGCCGAAGCATTGGAGCAATCGATAACGTTAAAAGAAAATTTAGAAAATGCGGGTTTAGCCAATGTGGCGGCGACCGTTTTAGATTTGGCAGGGTTTGAACAACCAAATTTTTATGAGCCTTCTCTTATTCAGTTTGATGATCCAAAAAAAAAATAA
- the mazG gene encoding nucleoside triphosphate pyrophosphohydrolase, whose translation MSSQNNYYYAKIAIEFAETIAKLRAPDGCPWDREQTFGSLRSYLIEEAYEVVDAITKYEQKPSQDLSQNFCDELGDVLLQVYLHAQIASEAQVFSINHVFNAINKKMIDRHPHVFNKTQQDIKTADDVATQWEQIKEQAQPQNMSKVNSLLKKALKKRSLPTLNFASEISKRAKAVGFSWPQCSQVFSDVLSEVKELQIELEVERIDPVRVVDEIGDVIFAMSNLVQFLKETADGCSHFDFDFIVRAAIEKFINRFFEMEKIMQEKNMQLTYETAKQLSLDTWNELWSNAKKRRYC comes from the coding sequence TTGTCTTCGCAAAATAATTATTATTATGCAAAAATTGCAATTGAATTTGCTGAAACCATTGCAAAATTGCGTGCTCCAGATGGGTGTCCTTGGGATAGAGAACAAACTTTTGGGAGTTTGCGTTCTTATTTAATAGAAGAAGCTTATGAAGTGGTTGATGCGATAACAAAATACGAACAAAAACCCTCACAAGATTTGAGTCAGAATTTTTGTGATGAGCTTGGTGACGTGTTACTACAAGTTTATTTGCATGCGCAAATTGCTTCAGAAGCCCAGGTTTTTTCAATCAATCATGTTTTTAACGCAATTAATAAAAAAATGATTGATAGACATCCGCATGTTTTTAATAAAACACAACAAGATATTAAAACTGCAGATGATGTGGCAACGCAATGGGAGCAAATAAAAGAACAAGCACAGCCTCAAAACATGAGCAAAGTAAATTCATTATTAAAAAAAGCATTAAAAAAACGATCTCTTCCTACTTTAAATTTTGCATCAGAAATTTCTAAAAGGGCAAAAGCAGTTGGCTTTAGCTGGCCACAATGCTCTCAAGTTTTTTCTGATGTGCTTTCAGAAGTTAAAGAGTTGCAGATAGAGCTTGAAGTTGAGCGTATCGACCCTGTGCGTGTGGTCGATGAAATTGGTGATGTGATTTTTGCGATGTCTAATCTCGTGCAGTTTCTTAAAGAAACAGCAGACGGATGTAGCCATTTTGATTTTGATTTCATTGTTCGTGCAGCAATAGAAAAATTTATCAATAGATTTTTTGAAATGGAAAAAATTATGCAAGAAAAAAATATGCAACTTACTTATGAAACTGCAAAACAACTCAGTTTGGATACTTGGAATGAGTTGTGGAGCAATGCTAAAAAAAGACGTTATTGTTGA
- a CDS encoding SseB family protein: MVLKNLFGKKQQSKKFDNAQHSADANSSEEPSEAEGSQQPSEPVPSVHLEAAMIENARLDAPENRAKVYQELLFSDLLLALSDTNSSEESEQNQVAQENSSVNVAILSNAQGVQFAAAFTSAAAARRWRSEGGQYVSIRGQDIFKLLEPSPAEVIVINPGSAPFIVLNKLEYKQLAMGIVPQTQRSPVQVAVSNEQSPEASSEGMQIAFPPDVFNELQKEHALKILSNIENVEAAALGAILPPQAPQDSGWLRTVFLRVNNVETNQEKIQTFCMDIRDKMKQDNDFFVETQFEVGVMPDPNFWMAMHQNKFILLDKNPPNITAPENNTMES; the protein is encoded by the coding sequence ATGGTCTTAAAAAATTTATTTGGAAAAAAACAGCAATCAAAAAAATTTGATAATGCACAGCATAGTGCAGATGCAAACTCATCTGAAGAACCGAGCGAAGCAGAAGGATCACAGCAACCAAGCGAGCCTGTTCCATCTGTCCATTTAGAGGCAGCAATGATTGAAAATGCGCGCTTAGACGCGCCAGAAAATAGAGCAAAAGTGTATCAAGAATTGTTGTTTTCCGATCTGCTTCTTGCATTATCCGATACCAATTCATCAGAAGAGTCTGAACAAAATCAAGTGGCTCAAGAAAACTCAAGTGTGAATGTTGCAATTTTGTCCAATGCCCAAGGTGTTCAATTTGCTGCTGCATTTACCAGTGCTGCTGCTGCTCGGAGATGGCGCTCAGAAGGTGGCCAATATGTTTCAATTCGTGGGCAAGATATTTTTAAGTTATTAGAGCCCAGCCCAGCTGAAGTGATTGTGATAAATCCTGGAAGCGCTCCATTTATTGTACTTAACAAACTGGAATACAAGCAACTTGCTATGGGGATTGTGCCACAAACCCAACGTAGCCCTGTTCAAGTTGCGGTTTCCAATGAGCAATCACCAGAGGCATCTTCTGAAGGGATGCAAATTGCATTTCCTCCAGACGTTTTTAACGAACTACAAAAGGAGCATGCGTTAAAAATTTTGAGCAATATTGAAAATGTTGAAGCAGCAGCTCTTGGTGCCATATTGCCGCCTCAAGCTCCTCAAGACTCAGGATGGTTGCGTACTGTTTTTTTAAGAGTCAATAATGTTGAAACAAATCAAGAAAAAATACAGACTTTTTGCATGGATATTCGTGACAAAATGAAACAAGATAACGACTTTTTTGTTGAAACCCAGTTTGAAGTTGGTGTCATGCCTGACCCTAATTTTTGGATGGCAATGCATCAAAATAAGTTTATTTTGCTCGATAAAAATCCGCCTAATATTACTGCTCCTGAAAATAATACAATGGAATCCTAA
- a CDS encoding SIS domain-containing protein, with the protein MENAILKSAAERAEHLSQALFWYKESLYQNDEFKKNFLLLKNELVACARENHSSKHVFFIAVGKSAQVAQLAVSMLVSVGILARFVHPTEAYHGDLGVVGKGDTVIIISNNGKSAELLQLLEGLQERQVVLFAITSKQDSPLAKAAQHILLIPPVDEMCPLTQAPITSTVTSLALCQLLVAATVEFRNYSIEQYAKNHPGGAIGKRIFLKADSLMIRGKDLPLVEHNSLFQHVVSVFTKFSKAAVLVVDGERFLGLIAEKDLRKAMEKYGPRVFELNAAEIMNPHPTIVPPGLLAIEALQIMNSKTPSFNILPVVDKNGYAVGLLRMLDFIAAGVC; encoded by the coding sequence ATGGAAAATGCAATTTTAAAAAGTGCCGCAGAACGAGCTGAACATCTTTCGCAAGCATTATTTTGGTATAAAGAATCTTTATATCAAAATGATGAATTTAAAAAAAATTTTTTACTTCTCAAGAATGAGCTTGTTGCATGTGCTCGGGAAAATCATTCTTCTAAGCACGTATTTTTTATTGCTGTTGGCAAGTCAGCGCAAGTTGCGCAGCTTGCTGTGTCGATGCTAGTGAGTGTTGGAATTCTTGCGCGTTTTGTGCATCCTACAGAAGCCTATCACGGTGATCTTGGTGTTGTAGGTAAAGGTGATACCGTTATTATTATTTCAAATAATGGAAAAAGTGCTGAGTTATTGCAATTGCTAGAAGGCTTGCAAGAGCGTCAGGTGGTTCTTTTTGCAATCACATCAAAACAAGACTCTCCGCTTGCAAAGGCGGCACAACATATTCTTTTAATACCACCTGTAGATGAAATGTGTCCTTTGACGCAAGCGCCAATTACCAGTACCGTCACATCTCTTGCGTTATGTCAGTTGCTCGTTGCTGCAACTGTTGAATTTCGTAACTACTCCATTGAACAATATGCAAAAAATCATCCTGGTGGCGCAATTGGTAAAAGAATTTTTCTTAAAGCAGATTCTCTTATGATTCGAGGAAAAGATTTGCCTTTGGTAGAACACAACTCTCTCTTTCAGCATGTTGTTTCTGTTTTTACAAAGTTTTCTAAAGCAGCGGTGTTGGTTGTCGATGGTGAAAGATTTTTAGGCTTAATTGCCGAAAAAGATTTGCGCAAGGCAATGGAAAAATATGGGCCTCGTGTTTTTGAATTGAATGCTGCTGAAATTATGAATCCTCATCCTACAATTGTTCCTCCAGGCTTATTGGCAATAGAAGCGTTGCAAATTATGAATTCAAAAACACCGTCATTTAATATTTTGCCAGTTGTAGACAAAAACGGTTATGCCGTAGGCTTGTTAAGAATGCTTGATTTTATTGCGGCAGGTGTTTGCTAA